Proteins from a single region of Antechinus flavipes isolate AdamAnt ecotype Samford, QLD, Australia chromosome 2, AdamAnt_v2, whole genome shotgun sequence:
- the HSBP1 gene encoding heat shock factor-binding protein 1 encodes MAETDPKTVQDLTAVVQTLLQQMQDKFQTMSDQIIGRIDDMSSRIDDLEKNIADLMTQAGVEEIEGENKVPATRNS; translated from the exons ATGGCGGAGACAGATCCCAAAACTGTACAGGACCTGACCGCTGTG GTTCAGACACTTCTGCAGCAGATGCAGGACAAGTTTCAGACCATGTCAGACCAGATAATTGGACGAA TTGATGATATGAGTAGTCGAATTGATGATCTGGAGAAAAACATTGCTGACCTTATGACCCAAGCAGGGGTggaagaaatagaaggggaaaacaaAGTACCTGCTACACGTAATAGTTAA